GATGGTGTACGGCCTCGGCGTGCCCGCCGCCGTCGCCGTCGGCACCGACATCGTCCAGATCACCGTCTCCGGTGCGTACGGCGCGTTCGTCTACGCACAGGCCGGTTCGGTCGCGCTCCCGGTCGTCGGGTCCCTCCTCGCCGGGAGCGCTCTCGGCGCACGGATCGGGGCCGGCGCGACGAAGCTGGTCGCCGAGGACGCCATCAAGGGCTACTTCGCCGCGATGTTGCTCGCGGGGAGCCTCTCGGTCGGCGCGAACGAACTGGGCGGTCGACTCGGCATCGAGGCGCTCGGTGCGGTGAGCATCGCGCTCGTCTTCGGCGCGACGGTCCTCGTCAGTACGGCGATCGTCCTCGCCGCCATCTGTGCGCTCCGTCACGACGGAACCGGCCCGTTGTGTCGGTTGGTGTCGTCGTAACCGAGCGCCGAATCGGATCGGTTTGTCACCGGTTCCGGGCGTCCGTCGCCATCGAAGCCCGGTCCGTTCCTCCGGTTCGAGCGCCGATGGGGCCTCCGTCTCCACCTCGAACCGGTGATGCCGTCCCCCTCACGACCAACGGATTTAAGACGCTCTGTTTCATAGTATTGGATGTAATGAGCAATACTAAGTTCGATCCGTCGGAGGCCGCTCGACGCGTCAAAGAGGACGACTACGAGGATCTCTTCGTCCTCGACGTTCGAAACGAGGACGACTACGAGGAGTGGCGAATCCCGGGGAGTACGAACGTCCCGGCCTACGACGAGCTACTGGAACACGACTACTCCACGCTGGAGGCCCGCCTCGACGAGCTGCCGAAGGACGAGGAGATCGCGGTCGTCTGCGTCGCCGGCGTCACGTCGGCGCGCGCCGCCGAGTTCCTTCGGGAACACGGGTTCGACGCGAGGTCCATCGACGACGGGATGAACGGCTGGGGTCGCGTCCACCGCCGGTACGACGTCGAGGGCGTCGGCGGGGTCGTCCAGATCGTCCGCCCCGGTACGGGCTGTGTCTCGTACATCGCTTCCGACGACGGCGAGGCCGTCGTCGTCGACCCGAGCCAGTACGTCGATCGGTATCTGAACGCGGCCGACGAGTACGGTCTCAAGATCGTCGGCGTCGTGGATACGCACGCACACGCCGACCACGTCTCGGGCGCCCGCCGGCTCGCCGGCGAACTCGACGTGCCGTACTACCTTCACGGGGACGATGTCGGCGACCTCGACGGCGTCACGGAACTCGAGGAGGGCGACGACATCGCCGTCGGAAACCGCGACCTCGAGGTCCTCCACACGCCGGGCCACACACCCGGGAGCGTCTCGTTGCGCTTCGGCGACGCACTCGTCTCCGGGGACACGTTGTTCCTGCGCAGCGTCGGTCGACCGGATCTGGAGGACGGCGACGAGGAGGCGGTCCGAGAAGCCGCGAACCAGTTGTTCGACAGCCTCGACCGGCTGACGGACCTGGAGGACGGAACGGTCGTTCTGCCCGGCCACTTCAGCGACGATGAGATCCGCCCGCTCGCTACCGAACTCGGCGAGCTTCGTGAGGAGACGACGAACGAGCTCCTGAGTTACGTCGAGGACGACGACGAGACGGCGTTCGTCGAGACCATCGTCGAGAGCCTCGCCGACGAGCCGGCGAACTACAACGAGATCAAGCGGATAAACTGGGGCAGACAGCAGCCCGA
The DNA window shown above is from Halalkalicoccus sp. NIPERK01 and carries:
- a CDS encoding MBL fold metallo-hydrolase — protein: MSNTKFDPSEAARRVKEDDYEDLFVLDVRNEDDYEEWRIPGSTNVPAYDELLEHDYSTLEARLDELPKDEEIAVVCVAGVTSARAAEFLREHGFDARSIDDGMNGWGRVHRRYDVEGVGGVVQIVRPGTGCVSYIASDDGEAVVVDPSQYVDRYLNAADEYGLKIVGVVDTHAHADHVSGARRLAGELDVPYYLHGDDVGDLDGVTELEEGDDIAVGNRDLEVLHTPGHTPGSVSLRFGDALVSGDTLFLRSVGRPDLEDGDEEAVREAANQLFDSLDRLTDLEDGTVVLPGHFSDDEIRPLATELGELREETTNELLSYVEDDDETAFVETIVESLADEPANYNEIKRINWGRQQPDGDTEALELGPNNCAAN